AATGATGGCTAAAATTGAAATGggaagcaattgcaggtggtgaATTGGATTGTGGAGCTGAGTAGATTCAGCTAGGAGATGTTGCTGTCGCTGCTTTCAgattggcagtgtgcaagtgtagctgctggtattgttgatatggttattgcagtgatgggtttgatatggttattgcagtgacagggtcttgtgacgagtttcatttgatgctgctagtaagctcctgttgcagctgaagttaatattatagagaaggtggtactggtgttggctttgagttggttctctatgaagaatggtttgagctgatgcttgagaatggtttttaagtacagttgcaggttgagagtgtagagaagaactgagatgcctatgttggtggtgattatgaactgcagctggtgataatcagaatccatggaggaactggtgttgctctggttgaattaatatggatattgcaggtccagttgaagatcaaactgagcctgagatggagcatttgtggtgttcaggtatgagcttgaactgaaatggaaggcagtaatgcagtgggtatgggatttgaagtgaatttgtagttgcaggtgcaatgaagtgctgcaatacaatgaggaattgcctgtaaacctagatggaaagatataccaggtgaagctgagtaatgggtcttgagacataactggtggtattgttgttgaagcgcagaaaccaattatggtttcatcttatttatgatgaaaccaaaatcggtttcatcgtatttcaacaatgtatttctatccatgaagatgtataatacctcttaaaaaaattcttgcaggtgatttctcacgaaaccaagatgaaaccaaaatcggtttcatcgtatttatgatgaaaccaaaatcggtttcatcgtatttttgggaggtggtggtggtgggcagtCGTGGTGCTGtttttggtcggcggtggtcgatagtggtggtgctggatggtagggtggctggtattggtggtgcaattacgtagtatcggtggtggtggtggtggtggtggtggtcggaggtggtggcggtggtggtcgacaatggtggtgctggatggtagggtggctggcagtgtggtgcaattgcgcagtatcggcgcggcggcggcggcggagcggtggtggtcggtggcggtggtCAGTGACGGCGTGGTGGTCAGTGGCGGGCGGCGGTGGTtgtcggtggtggcggcggtgtgGTCGGTGGTGGCGCGGCGGaggagcggtggtggtcggtggcggtggcggtggcggcggtggtggtcagtggcgggcggcggaggtggtggtcggaggtggcggcggtggtcggtggcggcgtggcggaaggtggcgttggcggtggtcggaggtggtggcggtcgcggcggtggtcggaagtggtggcggtggttatcggtggcggtgcttattggtggttgtttatttcttgttgggggtgacaacataataagaattaaagtgtggttgatttttgtttttgttggggtgatttaaactagaagggtaatatagacagtttatattaaatggggtttttgtgaacaatttgttttgttggagtttttgtatatggatagtgacacatttggggttataactcgcggaccgttttttttttgtaaataaggtATGAGACATTTTAtaaacctagtttaattgggccccaaaaaacaattaggggcctcACCCATTTTATTTGCATCCAGGGGTGTATTAAAATTTTGTCAAAATACTATTTTACCCTctactaaaaataaacaaaaaaaatcgcTCCCTCCCCTCTCGACTTTTCTTTTCTCCTCCATTAACGACTCCAAGGAAAAAAAATTCACCCGAAAAATTTCAATTACAGTAAAAGGGTCGTCAATTCGACAAGCCtaaaccctaacgatttttcatatgcaTGTAGATACCATaaaaaatcgttagggtatatGATGATCAAGATAACGACCATATTTCTAGTTTTCATGTTTTTTACACTAGATTAGAGTCGTTAACATAATATAGAAACCTATGACGATCCTCTATGAACGACCCTTTTTTAAACGTCAACGATCCCAAGTGAAAAATAAACAGCCTCTCTGTCCCGAAAATTTTCAGAGTCGTCTTGGTATAAACACACAAAATAATGACTCTTTTATGTCCCATGCTAAGAGTCGTCAGGGTATATCATATTaccctgacgatttttcataacctggaaaagttgcaggtttgagtcgtcattttTGGTGTCAATACATTGACGACTTTCTAGAGTCGTTGGGGTATACATCCCTCGACATTGACGACTCTTTCTCTGTGTTGTGACATACATCCAATCTATGGGAGAATTTAagataatcttaccatcaacacaatcatctctgTGTTCCCATTTTAAAGCAGAATTTAAAGGCCTAACATGTTTGGCTAATATATCCGCTACCTGATTTGGAAGTCTAGGAACAAAGCAAGAAcccaaaaaattattacaagtttTAGCAATTCTGGTTGCCTCTTTGATGCAGGATTCAGATTGCCATGCGATGTCTGATTTGTGTccattaataaaattaaaaagagaTTCACAATCCCCTTATATGCTGAAGTTTTGAAGTTGTTTTTCCTTAGCCCAGATTGCCGCCTGCAGTACTCTTATAGCTTAACAACTACCATTATAATCTTGCTCAGATttggaccaaatctgagcaagggttattgtttttctttagtCTTAGTATATTTTTTAATATAATAAgatgttgttttttaattttttgcgtCTTTTGGCACATTTCTTTGCTTTTTGGGcgattttttcttcattttttgggTGATTTTTCTTCACTTTGATGGTGGTTTGTTCAttctttgttggttgtttcatGGCTTGTTATTCTAGAGTTGATAACATCGAcgattcaacacggcatcactttgagttcatcttcaacaaaagggatttagggcatccgggttTTTTGTTCatatatacaagattaagggCTAAGCACTCCTTTCTTTTTGGACCATCTCTTGTTATAGAAGACAAACATTCAAAATGGTCGGAATTGATTCCAGATTATATCATCTTTTCTCTCTACTTGTCATAGAAAAATTGGATACCTTTGCGGTATTTTGCTCTTTCTCTTCGTGAATTACATGTAAttggtatctttatttgtatttgggttttaattttcttgtattttgatgttctttcttgtaaacaatcatgtattcaCCGTTTTGGATTGAATGAAATGTGATCTGattgttcatcaaaaaaaaaaaaccactttCCCTAAACATTTCGAATAAGCCCCAAATATTTTATTTGTCGTCCGCTTGCATCCTTTAGCATTGTTAAACACTTTCACTGAACATTTCGAATAAGCTTTCATTAAAGCATTTACCAAACCATCGTTGTATCATTTAAACATCTGAAAAGCCATATTTTACAGGATAATAATGCTTTATGCAGAGCCCCAACAATGGAAGAAACTTGGGCAGTAGTTTAAAAAATGGGTTCTTTTACTTCCCCTGGACCCCGGATGGTTTGGTTTCAAAAATGGGTTCTTTTATTTCCCCTGGACCAGATAGTTTTTCGCCGGTTTGTTATAAGAAGTGTTGGTCGAATGTTGGTGCAGATGTGCTCAAATTTGTACAACAGATATTTCATTCTTCTACTTTACCGGACTTATTAAATCATACCAACATTACATTAATTCCGAAAATTAAGAACCCTTCTACTCCGTATGATTTTCGTCCAATATCCTTGTGTAATGTCTTATACAAGATAGTGACTAAGATCTTATCAGATAGACTCAAACCCTATTCATCTGCTGGTCAAAGAATGCGTTTGTTCCTGGATGTAAGATTCTTGACAATATCATTGTTGCTAAGGATCTACTGCACTCGATGAATAATTCCAAAGCAGCATATGGTTACTTTGCACTGAAAGTAGACATGGCAAAGGATTATGATAGGGTCAATTGGAAATTTCTAGGAGATATGTTAAGAATTATGGGTGTTTCAGTGACAACCAATTCTTTGATAATGGCGTGTGTTTCTACTGCTTCtttttcaatcaatttttttttgaaggcattttcaatcaatttaaatggATCACCTCAAGGTCTTTACCAGCGATTGTCCATGCTTATGCATCAGTTTGAACTTCAAGGTCTTTACCAAGGATATAAAATAAATAGAAGAGCTCCTGCAATCTCCCATCTCAAATTTGCGGATGATTTATTCTTCTTTGGGGAAAATACAAGAGTTAACATTCAAAACTTGAAGAAATTGCTCAAGGAAGATGCAGATATGTCAGGTAAGCTAATCAACTATGATAACTTTTCGATACACTTCAGTAAGGGTATACCTCAGTGGATGAGACAAACTACAATTCTAGATCTTGGTGTCAGGCAAATGACAATAGAGGACAAATATCTTGGTATTTATCCGTTAAAATCAGATTATAGAATATCAAGTTTTGATTCTCTTACAGACAAAATTACTTCTAAGTTGCCTGGATGGAGAATCCACTTTGTTAACTCTGTGGGAAGAACTATtctatcaaaatcaacaatttctgcaaTTCCAATTTACTTCATGGGATTTTGTTTGTTTCCTAAAGGTGTTACCAAAGAAATCAAAAAAGTGCAAAGGTGTTTTTGGTGGAATCACTTTATTGAAGAACGTAAGCTTCACTTTATAATCTGGTCTAAGATGGAACTAAGGAAAGAATTTGGCGTCCTGGGATTTAAAAATATTGAACTGATGAATATTGCTCTAATATGTAAACTGGTTTGGAGGTTTTTAGAAAATGAAGATGTGATGTGGGTTCAAAAACTGAGTGCTAAGTACTTACATGGTGTTTCGTTTTGGCTGGCGGATAAACCTGACAAATGCTCCGCAACATGGAGCATTATGCTTGAAGTCCGCCATATTCTAGAAAATAGGATTTTCTGGCAAGTCAATAATGGGAACAAGATTCACATATGAAATGATCCATGGATTCAATCGATTATGAACCATCTTATCAACAGACCTGCCTCTCTGCCAATCAACATTAACAAGGTTTCTGATCTGATGATTCCAAATTCCAGAGCTTGGAAAATTCCCCTACTGAGTGAGTTATTCTCTCCAGAGATTATTCAGTGCATTACTTCGATATATAAGCAATGAAGCATAATCACACGATACTTTAACATGGTCATGTGCTCCTTCAGGAAGATTCACTACAAAGTCTTTCTACCAGCTTCTGTCAAACAATATTCCTTCTTCTTCGAATATGGTTTCTTTTCCATGGAAAATATTTTGGTCCTTTACCAAACTTCTACAAAAAATTTCAGATCTTTGTGTGGAAGGTTATTCACAATGGTATTGCAGTCAAAGAGAACATTGGCAGGTTTGTTTCTTACATTGAAACCGCATGCTCCTTTTgtagtttagaagaagaatccATTGCACGTCTTCTCTTTGATTGTCCCAGATCGAAATTGGTTTTCATTAGAGCCAACATAATGATGGATTATTCTTTTTTGGTGAACAATATCCATCAGTTATTAACTGAAAGGATGGAAGACaatgtgaataatggctacataaTTATGATGTGTATTCTCTGGAACTTATGGAAGATGAGAAACGACATTGTTTTCTCCCATGCTAACTTTCATAGCATATTGTTATAAAAAATGCTTTACAGGACTTTAAACTATGTGTGGCGGAAAATTCAGAAGCTGGAGCTGTTTCTTCTCAGAACTATCGTTCTCCTTACTAGTCTACCTCTCCATCTCCCTTAATTAAGATAAATTTTGATGCAGCATTTATTCCTAATAATGCCGCTGCAGGTGCAATTGCTCGTGATCACAATGGTAATTTCCAGGGTTGTGGCACTTGTACTTTTGATGCCACTTCATCGTTACTAGCGGAATCTGTTCCGTGCAAACTAGGGTTGGATCTTGCTAGAAGATTTGGagttaaaaaaattataatttaaggGGACGCCTCTAGTGTCACATCTGCTGTGTTTGGAGATATTTCTGAGATCCCATGGAA
This genomic stretch from Papaver somniferum cultivar HN1 chromosome 5, ASM357369v1, whole genome shotgun sequence harbors:
- the LOC113280526 gene encoding uncharacterized protein LOC113280526, encoding MNNSKAAYGYFALKVDMAKDYDRVNWKFLGDMLRIMGVSVTTNSLIMACVSTASFSINFFLKAFSINLNGSPQGLYQRLSMLMHQFELQGLYQGYKINRRAPAISHLKFADDLFFFGENTRVNIQNLKKLLKEDADMSGKLINYDNFSIHFSKGIPQWMRQTTILDLGVRQMTIEDKYLGIYPLKSDYRISSFDSLTDKITSKLPGWRIHFVNSVGRTILSKSTISAIPIYFMGFCLFPKGVTKEIKKVQRCFWWNHFIEERKLHFIIWSKMELRKEFGVLGFKNIELMNIALICKLVWRFLENEDVMWVQKLSAKYLHGVSFWLADKPDKCSATWSIMLEVRHILENRIFWQVNNGNKIHI